The following are encoded in a window of Catenulispora sp. EB89 genomic DNA:
- a CDS encoding DUF5304 family protein codes for MSDDQKDIPFEDSPPRPAGTDHAGTDHAGTDHAGADHAGGADTADQGHKDPESGNPDAGSAEPNAKASEERTPPGPGSTGPTGVREDLGTLAEEARKLWATLEARVVAPAVQSYPEVARHLGAAGREVAAALRSAVRGSEQSWRTGGPDGDKARQQENITVERVDRIDPPEQKNRD; via the coding sequence GTGAGCGACGACCAGAAAGACATCCCCTTCGAGGACAGTCCGCCACGACCCGCCGGCACTGATCATGCTGGTACAGATCATGCTGGTACAGATCACGCCGGCGCTGATCACGCCGGCGGCGCGGACACCGCAGATCAGGGGCACAAGGATCCCGAATCCGGCAACCCGGATGCCGGGTCCGCGGAGCCGAACGCGAAGGCTTCCGAGGAGCGGACACCCCCCGGCCCCGGCTCGACAGGGCCCACCGGCGTGCGCGAGGATCTCGGGACGCTCGCCGAGGAGGCGCGCAAGCTCTGGGCGACGCTGGAGGCGCGCGTCGTGGCCCCCGCGGTCCAGTCGTACCCTGAGGTGGCGCGCCATCTGGGCGCCGCCGGCCGGGAGGTCGCCGCGGCGCTCCGGTCGGCGGTACGCGGCTCCGAGCAGTCCTGGCGGACCGGCGGGCCCGACGGCGACAAGGCGCGGCAGCAGGAGAACATCACCGTCGAGCGGGTGGACCGGATCGATCCGCCCGAACAGAAGAACAGGGACTAA
- a CDS encoding endonuclease/exonuclease/phosphatase family protein — MEETVRILTYNVRSLRDDRAALARVVRSCAPDVVCVQEAPRFFGWRRAALVMAASFGLRVVTGGADASGNLLLAGPDVKVEATRVLYLKHRRGYHLRGMALAALRIGDSRFTLASTHLSMNLEQRVYQAGEVLGHLDGFAERNRTKARILAGDFNSYPGSIEWNIITERLNDAWMLAPVGDEFTSTGVNPYQRLDAVFVSRDIHVVRAGVPTDLISKADEAQATDHRPVLAVVRI; from the coding sequence ATGGAGGAGACAGTACGCATACTCACTTATAACGTGCGGTCCTTAAGAGACGACCGCGCAGCGCTCGCACGTGTCGTGCGTTCCTGTGCCCCTGACGTGGTCTGCGTCCAGGAGGCACCCCGCTTCTTCGGCTGGCGCCGTGCCGCCCTGGTGATGGCGGCGTCCTTCGGACTGCGGGTCGTGACCGGCGGCGCCGACGCCTCCGGCAACCTGCTGCTTGCCGGCCCCGACGTCAAGGTGGAAGCCACCCGGGTGCTCTACCTGAAGCACCGCCGCGGCTACCACCTGCGAGGAATGGCGCTGGCCGCACTCCGGATCGGCGACAGCCGCTTCACCCTCGCCTCGACGCACCTGAGCATGAACCTGGAACAACGCGTCTACCAGGCCGGCGAGGTCCTGGGACACCTCGACGGCTTCGCCGAACGCAACCGCACGAAGGCCCGCATCCTCGCCGGGGACTTCAACAGCTACCCCGGCAGCATCGAGTGGAACATCATCACCGAGCGGCTGAACGACGCCTGGATGCTGGCCCCGGTGGGCGACGAGTTCACCTCGACCGGGGTGAACCCCTACCAGCGCCTGGACGCGGTGTTCGTGTCCAGGGACATCCACGTGGTGCGCGCCGGCGTGCCGACGGACCTGATCTCGAAGGCCGACGAGGCGCAGGCGACCGACCACCGGCCGGTGCTGGCGGTGGTGCGGATCTGA
- a CDS encoding ROK family glucokinase — protein sequence MTLTIGVDIGGTKILAGVVDETGKILDSVKVSTPENSDLTADAIAEAVRKVRADYEIGAVGLGAAGFIDADRATVLFAPNVSWVNEPLKTRIEERIGLPVVVENDANAAAWGEAKFGAAAGHDDVVVITVGTGIGGGLILGGSLYRGRFGIGGEPGHYRVVPDGRPCGCGNRGCFEQYASGNALVRAARERAAAAPGRAKELLALGDGTVEGIQGAHVTEAARNDDVIALAAFNEIADWLGQGMSDIAALLDPSAFVLAGGVSEAGDLLRAPAAEAYRRKLAGQGHRPYAQVLTATLGPDAGLIGAADLARV from the coding sequence ATGACTCTCACCATCGGCGTAGACATCGGCGGCACGAAGATCTTGGCCGGCGTGGTCGACGAGACGGGGAAGATCCTCGACTCGGTCAAAGTCTCCACTCCGGAGAACTCCGACCTGACCGCCGACGCCATCGCCGAGGCGGTACGCAAGGTCCGCGCGGACTACGAGATCGGCGCCGTGGGCCTGGGCGCCGCCGGCTTCATCGACGCCGACCGCGCCACCGTGCTGTTCGCCCCGAACGTCTCGTGGGTCAACGAGCCGCTGAAGACCCGCATCGAGGAGCGCATCGGCCTGCCGGTGGTGGTGGAGAACGACGCCAACGCCGCGGCCTGGGGCGAGGCCAAGTTCGGCGCTGCCGCCGGGCACGACGACGTGGTGGTGATAACCGTCGGCACCGGCATCGGCGGCGGCCTGATCCTCGGCGGCTCGCTGTACCGCGGCCGCTTCGGCATCGGCGGCGAGCCCGGGCACTACCGCGTGGTGCCCGACGGCCGGCCCTGCGGCTGCGGCAACCGCGGCTGCTTCGAGCAGTACGCCTCCGGCAACGCCCTGGTCCGCGCGGCCCGCGAGCGCGCCGCCGCGGCCCCGGGCCGGGCCAAGGAGCTGCTCGCCCTCGGCGACGGCACCGTCGAGGGCATCCAGGGCGCGCACGTCACCGAGGCCGCCCGCAACGACGACGTCATCGCCCTGGCCGCCTTCAACGAGATCGCCGACTGGCTCGGCCAGGGCATGTCGGACATCGCCGCCCTGCTCGACCCCAGCGCCTTCGTCCTGGCCGGCGGCGTCTCCGAGGCCGGCGACCTGCTCCGCGCCCCGGCCGCCGAGGCCTACCGCCGCAAGCTGGCCGGCCAGGGGCACCGCCCCTACGCGCAGGTCCTCACCGCGACCCTGGGACCGGACGCCGGTCTCATCGGCGCAGCCGACCTCGCACGGGTGTGA
- a CDS encoding helix-turn-helix transcriptional regulator, translating to MAPVPPARHLQRAKDLADSRYAEPLTVADLAEAARLSRAHFSREFRRAFGESPHAYLLTRRLERAAALLRFTDYAVADICCAVGLTSVGSFTTSFTRVYGLPPAAYRAAYPPAADFALVPGCVLRAYGRPKNRTFREDGADPGGLA from the coding sequence GTGGCCCCCGTTCCTCCCGCCCGCCACCTGCAGCGCGCCAAAGACCTCGCCGACTCGCGCTACGCCGAGCCGCTGACCGTCGCCGACCTCGCCGAGGCGGCGCGGCTGTCGCGGGCGCACTTCTCGCGGGAGTTCCGGCGGGCGTTCGGGGAGTCGCCGCACGCCTACCTGCTCACGCGGCGGTTGGAGCGGGCCGCCGCGTTGCTGCGCTTCACCGACTACGCCGTCGCCGACATCTGCTGCGCGGTCGGGCTGACCAGCGTCGGGTCCTTCACGACCAGCTTCACCCGGGTCTACGGCCTGCCGCCGGCCGCGTACCGCGCCGCGTATCCGCCGGCGGCGGACTTCGCGCTGGTGCCGGGGTGTGTGCTGCGGGCCTACGGGCGGCCGAAGAACCGGACGTTTCGAGAAGACGGCGCCGATCCGGGCGGCCTAGCGTGA
- a CDS encoding VOC family protein → MITFASAQLWVHDQDAALDFYTTKIGFVVRTDITVPEMGNFRWLAVGPAHQPDIAVVLMAIPGEPIMDAATKAKVEELTGKGFAGTIFLTSEDVDADYADLSGRGVEFIEKPTDQPYGRDCSFRDPSGNHIRITTLREMA, encoded by the coding sequence ATGATTACCTTCGCCAGTGCGCAGCTCTGGGTCCACGATCAGGACGCGGCCCTCGACTTCTACACGACCAAGATCGGCTTCGTGGTCCGGACGGACATCACGGTGCCGGAGATGGGGAACTTCCGCTGGCTGGCCGTGGGGCCGGCGCACCAGCCCGACATCGCCGTCGTGCTGATGGCGATCCCGGGCGAGCCGATCATGGACGCGGCCACCAAGGCCAAGGTCGAGGAGCTCACCGGGAAGGGCTTCGCCGGGACGATCTTCCTCACCAGCGAGGACGTGGACGCCGACTACGCCGACCTGTCCGGGCGCGGCGTGGAGTTCATCGAGAAGCCGACGGACCAGCCCTACGGCCGGGACTGCTCGTTCCGCGACCCGTCCGGCAACCACATCCGGATCACCACGCTGCGCGAGATGGCGTAG
- a CDS encoding ArsA-related P-loop ATPase → MTRLLFLTGPGGAGTTTLAAATALRAAAEGHRVLLLGVSDAGELAAVLGASGVSGDGNVLDIDEGFDLEEGLETHSEQGTGAERAARRETLARLTVRRFDPAAATETALADLAKLLSGPLAAAGLSAPDAAELGPVPGLPDILALREISTAVASAEWDTVVVDGPPLKAALAMLAWPETAAAALRRVRPIEGQAARALRPLLAGLVGLPTPFAMVTQWTDNAAAEIAAVRAALVHPGSVVRVVGSSSAAAQPLLQATPTLLALQGLRADLGTLADVGRVPDEPLGVAALEALGALVYKDADPGPGLVDPPEPTMITEAEGYRYDVPLPGVERDQLGLVRSGDELVVSIEVPGVAAHRRAFPLPAALRRCRIATARIADGVLRVGFKPDESLWPERFLTDHSEEDTQNGDR, encoded by the coding sequence GTGACGCGTCTGCTCTTCCTGACCGGCCCCGGCGGCGCGGGCACCACGACGCTGGCCGCGGCCACCGCGTTGCGGGCTGCCGCCGAGGGGCACAGAGTGCTGCTGCTCGGGGTTTCCGACGCCGGGGAACTAGCCGCGGTGCTCGGTGCTTCGGGCGTGTCGGGGGACGGAAACGTCCTCGATATCGACGAAGGATTCGACCTCGAAGAAGGGCTCGAAACCCATTCCGAACAGGGCACCGGCGCCGAGCGCGCCGCCCGCCGGGAGACGCTGGCCCGGCTGACCGTCCGCCGCTTCGACCCTGCCGCGGCCACCGAGACCGCCCTGGCCGACCTCGCGAAGCTGCTGTCCGGTCCGCTGGCCGCGGCGGGGCTGTCCGCGCCGGACGCCGCCGAGCTGGGCCCGGTGCCCGGCCTGCCGGACATCCTCGCGCTGCGGGAGATCTCGACCGCCGTGGCCTCCGCCGAGTGGGACACCGTCGTGGTCGACGGCCCGCCGCTGAAGGCCGCGCTGGCGATGCTGGCCTGGCCGGAGACCGCCGCGGCGGCGCTGCGCCGGGTGCGGCCGATCGAGGGCCAGGCGGCCCGCGCGCTGCGTCCGCTGCTGGCCGGGCTGGTCGGGTTGCCGACGCCGTTCGCGATGGTCACGCAGTGGACCGACAACGCCGCCGCCGAGATCGCCGCCGTGCGCGCGGCGCTGGTGCACCCCGGCAGCGTGGTGCGGGTCGTGGGCTCGTCCTCGGCCGCCGCCCAGCCGCTGCTGCAGGCGACTCCGACGCTGCTCGCGCTGCAGGGCCTGCGCGCCGATCTCGGCACACTCGCCGACGTCGGCCGGGTCCCGGACGAGCCGCTGGGCGTCGCGGCGCTCGAAGCCCTCGGCGCGCTCGTCTACAAGGACGCCGACCCCGGCCCGGGGCTGGTCGACCCGCCCGAGCCGACCATGATCACCGAGGCCGAGGGCTACCGCTACGACGTGCCGCTGCCCGGGGTCGAGCGGGACCAGCTCGGCCTGGTGCGCTCCGGCGACGAGCTGGTGGTCAGCATCGAGGTGCCGGGGGTCGCCGCGCACCGCCGGGCGTTCCCGCTGCCGGCCGCGCTGCGGCGCTGCCGGATCGCCACCGCGCGCATCGCCGACGGCGTGCTGCGCGTCGGTTTCAAGCCGGACGAGAGCCTGTGGCCCGAGCGCTTTCTCACGGACCATAGTGAAGAAGACACACAAAACGGCGACCGGTGA
- a CDS encoding SRPBCC family protein produces the protein MSERTKSSIDIAAQPEAVMRVITDFEAYPQWTSEVKEVRIEERDDAGRATKAWYRMDAGALRDEHTLAYEYPSDVEVRWSLVSSNMMRALDGSYVLEATDAGSHVTYQLAVDVKLPMVGLLKRKVEKLIIDRALSGLKKRVEAISA, from the coding sequence ATGTCCGAGCGCACGAAGTCCAGCATCGACATCGCGGCTCAGCCTGAGGCCGTGATGCGGGTGATCACCGACTTCGAGGCCTACCCACAGTGGACCTCGGAAGTGAAGGAAGTGCGCATCGAAGAGCGGGACGACGCAGGTCGGGCCACCAAGGCCTGGTACCGCATGGACGCCGGCGCGCTGCGCGACGAGCACACGCTGGCCTACGAGTACCCCTCCGACGTTGAGGTTCGCTGGTCCCTGGTGTCCTCGAACATGATGCGCGCGCTGGACGGCTCGTACGTCCTGGAGGCCACCGACGCCGGCAGCCACGTCACCTACCAGCTCGCGGTGGACGTGAAGCTGCCGATGGTGGGGCTGCTCAAGCGCAAGGTGGAGAAGCTGATCATCGACCGGGCGCTGTCCGGACTGAAGAAGCGTGTCGAGGCGATCTCCGCGTGA
- a CDS encoding long-chain fatty acid--CoA ligase encodes MREFSVPPLYEVGATGNLTDVVHNAAEQAPAAALLGRKVDGVWRDVTAKDFLGEVTALAKGIAAAGIAVGDRVALMSRTRYEWTLLDFALFEAGAVVVPVYETSSAEQVEWILSDSGAVAVFAETSANAACVETARTGETSSGLGGAPLVRQVWVIEPDSGKTAVEELTAAGSAISDEDLAERRRAATPESLASIIYTSGTTGRPKGCVLTHGTFLAECENVTRMAAAAFNDSGSTLLFLPLAHVLARVIQTAALTARVKLGHCSDTKKIVEELGGFKPTFILSVPRVFEKVYNGASQKAHAEGKGAIFDKAAATAIAWSRAEYAGKVPLGLKVRHAVFDKLVYGKLRAALGGNATLAVSGGAPLGTRLVHFFHGIGLQVQEGYGLTETCAAITLNPIGKARPGTVGVPVPGASIRIAEDGEILVKGPMLFSGYYHNDAATAEAMEDGWFATGDIGSLDTEGYLSITGRKKEILVTAGGKNVAPAVLEDRINAHPLVNLSMVVGDKQPFIGALVTLDPESLPTWAAAHGKPADWSIADAAADPEVRDEVQKAVDDANRAVSHAEAIKKFTVLGTEWSVEGGQVTPSMKLKRNVVMLENAADVEELYAGVGSTTGQ; translated from the coding sequence GTGCGTGAGTTCAGCGTCCCGCCGCTTTACGAGGTCGGAGCCACCGGCAACCTGACCGACGTGGTGCACAACGCGGCCGAGCAGGCCCCCGCCGCGGCACTGCTGGGCCGCAAGGTCGACGGCGTGTGGCGCGATGTCACCGCCAAGGACTTCCTCGGCGAGGTCACCGCCCTGGCCAAGGGCATCGCCGCCGCCGGCATCGCGGTCGGCGACCGCGTGGCCCTGATGTCCCGCACCCGCTACGAATGGACGCTGCTGGACTTCGCGCTGTTCGAAGCCGGCGCGGTCGTGGTGCCGGTCTACGAGACCTCCTCGGCCGAGCAGGTCGAGTGGATCCTGTCGGACTCCGGCGCGGTCGCGGTGTTCGCCGAGACCAGCGCCAACGCCGCCTGCGTAGAGACCGCGCGCACCGGCGAGACCAGCTCGGGCCTGGGCGGCGCGCCGCTGGTCCGGCAGGTCTGGGTGATCGAGCCGGACAGCGGCAAGACCGCGGTCGAGGAGCTCACCGCGGCCGGCAGTGCGATCAGCGACGAGGACCTGGCCGAACGCCGCCGCGCCGCCACCCCGGAGTCGCTGGCCTCGATCATCTACACCTCGGGCACCACCGGCCGGCCCAAGGGCTGCGTGCTGACCCACGGCACGTTCCTCGCCGAGTGCGAGAACGTGACGCGGATGGCGGCCGCGGCGTTCAACGACTCCGGCTCCACGCTGCTGTTCCTGCCGCTGGCGCACGTGCTGGCCCGGGTCATCCAGACCGCCGCGCTGACCGCGCGGGTGAAGCTGGGGCACTGTTCGGACACCAAGAAGATCGTCGAGGAGCTGGGCGGCTTCAAGCCGACCTTCATCCTGTCGGTGCCGCGGGTGTTCGAGAAGGTCTACAACGGCGCGTCGCAGAAGGCGCACGCCGAGGGCAAGGGCGCCATCTTCGACAAGGCCGCGGCCACCGCGATCGCCTGGTCCCGCGCCGAGTACGCGGGCAAGGTGCCGCTGGGCCTGAAGGTCCGGCACGCGGTGTTCGACAAGCTGGTCTACGGCAAACTGCGCGCGGCCCTGGGCGGCAACGCGACGCTGGCGGTCTCCGGCGGCGCGCCGCTGGGCACCCGGCTGGTGCACTTCTTCCACGGCATCGGCCTGCAGGTGCAGGAGGGCTACGGCCTGACCGAGACGTGCGCGGCGATCACGCTGAACCCGATCGGCAAGGCCCGCCCCGGCACCGTCGGCGTCCCGGTCCCCGGCGCCTCGATCCGCATCGCCGAGGACGGCGAGATCCTGGTCAAGGGCCCGATGCTGTTCTCCGGGTACTACCACAACGACGCCGCCACGGCCGAGGCCATGGAAGACGGCTGGTTCGCCACCGGCGACATCGGCTCCCTGGACACCGAGGGCTACCTGTCCATCACCGGCCGCAAGAAGGAGATCCTGGTCACCGCCGGCGGCAAGAACGTCGCCCCGGCCGTGCTGGAGGACCGGATCAACGCGCACCCGCTGGTGAACCTGTCGATGGTGGTCGGCGACAAGCAGCCGTTCATCGGCGCCCTGGTGACCCTGGACCCGGAGTCCCTGCCGACCTGGGCCGCGGCCCACGGCAAGCCGGCGGACTGGAGCATCGCCGACGCCGCCGCCGACCCTGAGGTGCGCGACGAGGTGCAGAAGGCGGTCGACGACGCCAACCGCGCGGTGAGCCACGCCGAGGCGATCAAGAAGTTCACGGTGCTCGGCACGGAGTGGAGCGTCGAGGGCGGGCAGGTGACGCCGTCGATGAAGCTCAAGCGGAACGTGGTGATGCTGGAGAACGCCGCGGACGTGGAGGAGCTTTACGCCGGGGTCGGCTCGACGACCGGGCAGTAG
- a CDS encoding ABC transporter: protein MVDTPAEQPSAGSDPMIRVHDATEHNLRHVDLAVPRDRVVAFTGVSGSGKSSLAFATIYAEAQRRYLESVAPYARRLIEQAGAPRVGGISGLPPAVALRQQYGAGSARSSVGTVSRVSNVLRMLYSRAGTYPAGAEPVDSDWFSPNTAVGACPTCHGLGRRYTVEEDRLVGDPELSIRQGAVAAWPGAWQGKNYRDILGELGIDIDAPFRTLPAERRHWLLTTEEQPVVTVHPVREAHRITRPYQGTYMSPRSWVLHTYATTKSASLRAKAASFLTEEPCPTCEGRRLNPFALSVTIAGVDIARATALPLADLADLLRRARVHPDTEALSPERRQAAVALIGNLEDHLKTLIELGLGYLGTDRATSTLSGGESQRLHLATQLGSGLFGVLYVLDEPSAGLHPADTELLLTALRRLRAAGNSVFVVEHNPRVIADADWLVDLGPGAGTHGGRVLYSGPEAGLKDIAESATARYLFGNAPNIAPADVRSPSSWLTLHDVTRHNLDGLTVRFPLGTLTAVTGVSGSGKSTLVGQVLAATVRDHLGTSEAAENDAESSDEDSAALDDDRIVAIPKAEGLEAVQRLVQVDQKPIGRTPRSNLATYTGLFDAVRKLFAAQPLAKSRGYTASRFSFNLPDGRCPNCQGEGVVSVELLFLPTESAPCPVCHGARYNPETLQVLVDGKSVADVLALSVEDALGFFEALGELPAVHRILRLLDDIGLGYLTLGQSATTLSGGEAQRIKLVSELHRARRGHTLYLLDEPTSGLHPADSDLLLARLQELVDQGNTVVVVEHDLRVAAAADWLLDLGPGAGSDGGRIVAQGTPAQVSGGGSGLTARFLAAYTS, encoded by the coding sequence ATGGTCGACACGCCCGCTGAGCAGCCGAGCGCGGGCTCCGACCCGATGATCCGCGTCCACGACGCCACCGAGCACAACCTCCGCCACGTCGACCTCGCGGTGCCGCGCGACCGGGTGGTGGCGTTCACCGGGGTGTCGGGGTCGGGCAAGTCGTCGCTGGCGTTCGCGACGATCTACGCCGAGGCACAGCGCCGCTACCTCGAATCCGTCGCCCCCTACGCGCGCCGCCTGATCGAGCAGGCCGGGGCGCCGCGGGTCGGGGGCATCAGCGGGTTGCCGCCGGCGGTGGCGCTGCGGCAGCAGTACGGCGCGGGCAGCGCGCGCTCCAGCGTCGGGACCGTCAGCCGGGTCTCGAACGTGCTGCGCATGCTCTACTCGCGCGCCGGCACCTATCCGGCCGGGGCCGAGCCGGTCGACTCCGACTGGTTCTCGCCGAACACCGCGGTCGGCGCCTGCCCGACCTGCCACGGGCTCGGGCGCCGCTACACCGTCGAGGAGGACCGGCTGGTCGGCGATCCGGAGCTGAGCATCCGGCAGGGGGCGGTCGCGGCGTGGCCCGGGGCGTGGCAGGGCAAGAACTACCGCGACATCCTCGGCGAGCTGGGCATCGACATCGACGCGCCGTTCCGGACGCTGCCGGCCGAGCGCCGGCACTGGCTGCTGACCACCGAGGAGCAGCCGGTGGTGACGGTGCACCCGGTCCGCGAGGCGCACCGGATCACCCGGCCGTATCAGGGGACGTACATGTCGCCGCGCAGTTGGGTGCTGCACACGTACGCCACCACGAAGAGCGCTTCGCTGCGGGCCAAGGCCGCGTCCTTCCTGACCGAGGAACCGTGCCCGACCTGCGAGGGGCGGCGCCTGAACCCCTTCGCGCTGAGCGTCACCATCGCAGGGGTCGATATCGCGCGCGCCACCGCGCTCCCCCTGGCCGACCTGGCCGATCTGCTGCGCCGGGCTCGTGTCCATCCCGACACCGAGGCGCTTTCGCCGGAGCGGCGGCAGGCTGCCGTGGCACTGATCGGGAACCTCGAGGATCATCTCAAAACCCTGATCGAGCTGGGTCTGGGCTATCTCGGCACCGACCGGGCGACGTCCACGCTGTCCGGCGGCGAGTCCCAGCGCCTGCATCTGGCCACGCAGCTCGGCAGCGGCCTGTTCGGGGTCTTGTACGTGCTCGACGAGCCCTCGGCCGGCCTGCATCCCGCCGACACCGAGCTGTTGCTGACCGCGCTGCGCCGGCTGCGTGCCGCCGGGAACTCCGTCTTCGTGGTCGAACACAACCCGCGGGTGATCGCCGACGCCGACTGGCTCGTCGACCTCGGGCCCGGGGCCGGGACGCACGGCGGCCGCGTGTTGTACAGCGGGCCGGAGGCGGGGTTGAAGGACATCGCGGAGTCGGCGACCGCGCGCTACCTGTTCGGGAACGCGCCGAACATCGCGCCGGCCGATGTCCGCTCGCCGTCGTCGTGGCTGACGCTGCATGACGTCACCCGGCACAACCTCGACGGTCTTACCGTGCGCTTCCCGCTCGGCACGTTGACCGCGGTGACCGGGGTTTCCGGCTCGGGCAAGTCGACGCTCGTCGGGCAGGTGCTGGCAGCGACGGTGCGGGACCACCTCGGTACTTCGGAGGCGGCCGAAAACGATGCGGAATCCTCGGATGAGGACTCCGCCGCACTGGACGACGACCGCATCGTCGCCATCCCGAAGGCCGAGGGGTTGGAGGCCGTTCAGCGGCTGGTCCAGGTGGACCAGAAGCCGATCGGGCGCACGCCGCGTTCGAACCTGGCGACGTACACAGGGCTCTTCGACGCCGTCCGCAAACTCTTCGCGGCCCAGCCGCTGGCCAAGTCGCGCGGCTATACGGCCAGCCGCTTCAGCTTCAACCTCCCCGACGGCCGCTGCCCGAACTGCCAGGGCGAGGGCGTGGTGAGCGTGGAACTCCTTTTCCTGCCTACGGAATCCGCGCCGTGCCCGGTGTGCCACGGCGCGAGGTACAACCCTGAGACACTGCAGGTTCTGGTCGACGGCAAGTCGGTCGCGGACGTCCTCGCGCTGAGCGTCGAGGACGCGCTGGGCTTCTTCGAAGCGCTCGGCGAACTCCCGGCCGTGCACCGCATCCTGCGCCTGCTGGACGACATCGGCCTGGGCTACCTGACGCTCGGCCAGAGCGCGACGACCCTGTCCGGCGGCGAGGCGCAGCGGATCAAGCTGGTCAGCGAGCTGCACCGGGCGCGGCGGGGGCACACGTTGTACCTGCTGGACGAGCCGACCAGCGGCTTGCACCCCGCCGACTCCGACCTGCTGCTGGCGCGGTTGCAGGAGCTCGTCGACCAGGGCAACACGGTCGTGGTCGTCGAGCACGACCTACGGGTCGCGGCGGCCGCCGACTGGCTCCTGGACCTCGGGCCCGGAGCCGGCAGCGACGGCGGTCGGATCGTGGCCCAGGGGACGCCGGCCCAAGTATCCGGTGGCGGGTCCGGGCTCACCGCGCGATTCTTGGCTGCGTACACCTCCTAG
- a CDS encoding MarR family winged helix-turn-helix transcriptional regulator, giving the protein MHDDPGPDPSPDLGREIAESLGLLIQRGTRAGLYAALVEDVADGLDENAYPVLSGLARTGPRNAADLAAVIGLDRSGVSRHASRLEAAGLIRREADPADRRSVLLVLTDDGAAAVDTMRGRFAERVASALSAWPPGEAEAFARGLRRFAEEGPF; this is encoded by the coding sequence GTGCACGATGACCCAGGACCTGACCCCAGCCCCGACCTCGGCCGCGAGATCGCCGAATCCCTCGGCCTCCTCATCCAGCGCGGCACCCGCGCCGGGCTCTACGCGGCGCTCGTCGAGGACGTCGCCGACGGCCTCGACGAGAACGCCTACCCGGTCCTGAGCGGCCTGGCCCGCACCGGCCCCCGCAACGCCGCCGACCTGGCCGCGGTGATCGGCCTGGACCGCTCCGGCGTCAGCCGGCACGCCTCGCGCCTGGAGGCGGCCGGCCTGATCCGCCGCGAGGCCGATCCCGCCGACCGCCGCTCGGTGCTGCTCGTCCTCACGGATGACGGCGCGGCGGCGGTCGACACGATGCGCGGCCGCTTCGCCGAGCGCGTGGCGTCGGCTCTTTCGGCGTGGCCTCCCGGCGAGGCTGAGGCTTTCGCGCGCGGGCTGCGCCGGTTCGCCGAGGAAGGACCTTTCTGA
- a CDS encoding nuclear transport factor 2 family protein: protein MTATVPTTIATALTDLLLTPGLPLDEALDRHFAPEYRQRTDGAWIDRTGFAEHIAHLRGVVADGTIRVHDELSAGPSYAERHTIDVVKADGSTASHEVYVFAERAPDGRFVRLEEVTLMVAGSEADRGLGSARG, encoded by the coding sequence ATGACTGCGACCGTGCCCACGACCATCGCCACCGCCCTGACCGACCTGCTGCTCACCCCCGGCCTGCCGCTGGACGAAGCCCTCGACCGGCACTTCGCGCCGGAGTACCGCCAGCGCACCGACGGCGCGTGGATCGACCGCACCGGGTTCGCCGAGCACATCGCGCACCTGCGGGGCGTCGTCGCCGACGGCACGATCCGGGTGCACGACGAGCTCTCCGCAGGCCCGTCGTACGCCGAGCGGCACACGATCGACGTGGTGAAGGCCGACGGCTCGACGGCGTCGCACGAGGTGTACGTCTTCGCCGAGCGCGCGCCCGACGGCCGCTTCGTCCGCCTGGAGGAGGTCACGCTGATGGTGGCCGGGAGCGAGGCGGACCGCGGTCTGGGCAGCGCGCGCGGCTGA